The following proteins are encoded in a genomic region of Corticium candelabrum chromosome 11, ooCorCand1.1, whole genome shotgun sequence:
- the LOC134186336 gene encoding uncharacterized protein LOC134186336 isoform X3, whose protein sequence is MAFQVDEWQQYVLDNLPQLVKKLCVSSITDHLISHRLISTEEAHILRHCPTEEERCRILLCDVLPRKGSGSHVLDRFCEVLEAAGQQHIVREVMKRGGVVCADQPVSDLQTVQQQQTIQQSESNEQCDGLNGQEKSMTEVVQHAQQASTTAPTEDNCTREREELLQQKDGTSGSTVEATTPSKEEVDSEWKQRLKHCHSDLIAALRPCLFLDHLRGSNILSQEEHTELQEEAVSETDRSDRLLCILSCKGKGSFEAFCKILCNVEKQNHIVSEILKVQNPSLLPIDANRPLSGETIGQSDSSETLKRKRPHESSSDPPCSKSLRADERIPSATFIFRKIDKENVKNWKESIREMCRKCYKIAKENVMFLYSFPPAGNVDPKFFGDTVNKIAVIHLVGVAPDRVERHRSRLVSFVADFMDVKEDHIHYKGATGCSSLVLFQMRMDDYVRLFSVLAVEEQCIALYQTLKWIFPELLGVKFRLGGLPPVELINLGVSMERVLMDKGSNMRTLKINQMTMLSLSAIDLQFKYMNKQICDVSDVAYGLTDGLRRSKIQIMTLQKTILDAKNASKQNTLALDELENDRIGHAAQHIVGDQNSSAACFTRMKVRKITIPRDFYKKLDMIKWLQEEVETKLSQRRQLAERTSCCHTLLDGLQTRIANLKLSKKKTKTDPMISLPSWTQWNVHMPYDSWYSYNMMGELEGRLVVGSDGGNLHVLTSKRDKWDKFVRKNGDIRNVVCHQDDKWRFLTVLPNELQLDGVSVALHDNSLYVVGGVTKSDEVVKTVCVCDLHSGHWSKMADMQTKRTVCSSVIINNTIFVGGGWTDGPYHSNVVECADVRVRKWRTIPPTTSYDCAMTSISNSLVGTGGTTQQMSVSSSSNIVELYDERATKWLPLPHMTHKRWAHAAFSTQNGELITAGGVCEQYRKLLSIESLKWN, encoded by the exons ATGGCATTTCAAGTGGATGAATGGCAACAATACGTACTGGACAATCTGCCACAACTTGTTAaaaagttgtgtgtgtctagCATAACAGACCATTTGATCTCCCATCGTCTCATCTCTACAGAAGAAGCTCACATACTGAGGCATTGTCCGACAGAGGAAGAGCGCTGTCGGATACTTTTGTGCGACGTTTTACCGCGCAAGGGAAGTGGAAGTCATGTCCTGGATCGATTTTGTGAAGTTTTGGAAGCGGCAGGACAGCAGCATATTGTAAGGGAGGTTATGAAGAGAGGAGGCGTGGTATGTGCAGATCAGCCTGTAAGCGATCTGCAGACGgtacagcaacagcagaccATCCAACAATCAGAATCTAATGAGCAG TGTGATGGGCTCAATGGACAGGAAAAAAGCATGACAGAAGTTGTTCAGCATGCGCAGCAAGCTAGTACGACTGCACCCACTGAAGACAACTGCACCAGAGAGAGGGAGGAACTGTTGCAGCAGAAAGATGGGACTAGTGGATCAACAGTGGAAGCAACTACACCTTCAAAGGAAGAGGTAGATTCTGAGTGGAAACAGCGTTTGAAGCATTGCCATTCAGATCTTATAGCTGCTCTTCGCCCATGCTTGTTTTTGGATCACCTTCGAGGTTCTAATATACTTTCTCAAGAAGAACACACAGAGCTGCAAGAAGAGGCAGTGTCTGAAACTGATCGATCAGACAGGCTTCTATGTATTCTTTCTTGTAAGGGAAAGGGATCCTTTGAAGCATTCTGTAAGATTCTTTGTAATGTGGAGAAACAAAACCATATTGTAAGTGAAATTCTGAAAGTCCAAAATCCATCTTTACTTCCTATTGATGCCAACCGTCCACTTAGTGGGGAAACGATTGGTCAATCTGACAGCAGTGAGACACTCAAAAGGAAAAGACCCCATGAAAGTTCTAGTGATCCACCTTGTTCCAAATCGTTGCGTGCTGATGAAAGGATTCCAAGTGCAACTTTTATTTTTAGAAAGATAGATAAAGAAAATGTCAAGAACTGGAAGGAGAGTATTAGAGAAATGTGTCGAAAATGTTATAAAATAGCAAAAGAGAATGTAATGTTTTTGTACAGTTTTCCGCCAGCTGGTAATGTGGATCCCAAATTCTTTGGTGACACAGTCAACAAGATAGCTGTAATTCACTTGGTTGGTGTAGCACCAGATCGTGTTGAAAGGCACAGGAGCCGGTTagtttcttttgttgctgATTTCATGGACGTGAAAGAGGATCACATTCATTATAAGGGAGCAACTGGATGCTCATCTCTTGTTCTGTTTCAAATGCGAATGGATGACTACGTTAGACTTTTTTCTGTGCTAGCAGTGGAAGAACAATGCATTGCACTGTATCAAACATTGAAATGGATATTTCCAGAGTTACTTGGAGTCAAGTTTAGGCTAGGTGGTTTGCCACCAGTAGAATTGATCAATTTGGGAGTGAGCATGGAGAGAGTGTTAATGGACAAAG gAAGTAACATGAGAACTTTGAAAATTAACCAGATGACCATGTTGTCACTGTCAGCAATCGATTTA CAATTTAAGtacatgaacaaacagatatgtGATGTGTCTGACGTTGCTTATGGCTTAACTGATGGTCTGAGGAGATCTAAAATTCAG ATCATGACATTACAAAAAACCATTCTAGATGCAAAGAACGCAAGCAAACAGAACACACTAGCATTGGACGAACTTGAGAATGACAGAATTGGTCATGCAGCACAG CACATTGTAGGAGACCAGAATTCCAGTGCGGCATGTTTTACAAGAATGAAAGTGAGAAAGATTACCATTCCAAGAGATTTTTAT AAAAAGCTTGATATGATCAAATGGTTGCAAGAAGAAGTAGAGACAAAGTTGTCACAGAGACGACAA TTGGCGGAGAGAACGTCATGCTGTCATACATTGCTAGATGGATTACAAACACGAATAGCTAATCTCAAGTTATCTAAGAAAAAGACTAAGACAGATCCAATG ATCAGTCTGCCATCATGGACACAGTGGAATGTACACATGCCTTATGACAGTTGGTATTCATATAATATGATGGGAGAGCTTGAAGGCAGACTAGTGGTAGGAAGTGATGGTGGTAATCTGCATGTTCTCACTTCTAAACGTGATAAGTGGGACAAGTTTGTCAGAAAGAATGGTGACATCAGGAATGTAGTGtgtcatcaag ATGACAAATGGCGTTTTCTCACAGTTCTACCAAACGAACTGCAGTTGGATGgtgtatctgttgctcttcatgacaactcactgtatgtggtgggtGGTGTGACTAAGTCAGATGAGGTAGTGAAGACGGTATGCGTATGTGACCTTCACAGTGGTCATTGGTCTAAGATGgctgacatgcaaacaaaacgtactgtctgttcttctgttattataaacaacacaatttttGTAGGAGGAGGATGGACTGATGGACCTTACCATAGTAATGttgttgagtgtgcagatgtccgtgttagaaaatggagaacaatcCCCCCTACAACCTCTTATGACTGTGCAATGACATCAATCAGTAACAGCCTGGTGGGGACTGGAGGAACGACACAGCAGATGtctgtttcttcttcttctaatattgtagagttatatGATGAGAGAGCTACCAAATGGCTTCCTCTtccacacatgacacacaaacggtgggcacatgctgcattctcaactcagaatggaGAGCTCATCACAGCAGGAGGGGTGTGTGAACAATATAGAAAGTTACTATCAATAGAAAGTCTGAAATGGAACTAG
- the LOC134186336 gene encoding uncharacterized protein LOC134186336 isoform X2, whose product MAFQVDEWQQYVLDNLPQLVKKLCVSSITDHLISHRLISTEEAHILRHCPTEEERCRILLCDVLPRKGSGSHVLDRFCEVLEAAGQQHIVREVMKRGGVVCADQPVSDLQTVQQQQTIQQSESNEQCDGLNGQEKSMTEVVQHAQQASTTAPTEDNCTREREELLQQKDGTSGSTVEATTPSKEEVDSEWKQRLKHCHSDLIAALRPCLFLDHLRGSNILSQEEHTELQEEAVSETDRSDRLLCILSCKGKGSFEAFCKILCNVEKQNHIVSEILKVQNPSLLPIDANRPLSGETIGQSDSSETLKRKRPHESSSDPPCSKSLRADERIPSATFIFRKIDKENVKNWKESIREMCRKCYKIAKENVMFLYSFPPAGNVDPKFFGDTVNKIAVIHLVGVAPDRVERHRSRLVSFVADFMDVKEDHIHYKGATGCSSLVLFQMRMDDYVRLFSVLAVEEQCIALYQTLKWIFPELLGVKFRLGGLPPVELINLGVSMERVLMDKGSNMRTLKINQMTMLSLSAIDLQFKYMNKQICDVSDVAYGLTDGLRRSKIQIMTLQKTILDAKNASKQNTLALDELENDRIGHAAQHIVGDQNSSAACFTRMKKKLDMIKWLQEEVETKLSQRRQLAERTSCCHTLLDGLQTRIANLKLSKKKTKTDPMISLPSWTQWNVHMPYDSWYSYNMMGELEGRLVVGSDGGNLHVLTSKRDKWDKFVRKNGDIRNVVCHQGVCLVCMYDGDKDQFVIEQFYLNEDDKWRFLTVLPNELQLDGVSVALHDNSLYVVGGVTKSDEVVKTVCVCDLHSGHWSKMADMQTKRTVCSSVIINNTIFVGGGWTDGPYHSNVVECADVRVRKWRTIPPTTSYDCAMTSISNSLVGTGGTTQQMSVSSSSNIVELYDERATKWLPLPHMTHKRWAHAAFSTQNGELITAGGVCEQYRKLLSIESLKWN is encoded by the exons ATGGCATTTCAAGTGGATGAATGGCAACAATACGTACTGGACAATCTGCCACAACTTGTTAaaaagttgtgtgtgtctagCATAACAGACCATTTGATCTCCCATCGTCTCATCTCTACAGAAGAAGCTCACATACTGAGGCATTGTCCGACAGAGGAAGAGCGCTGTCGGATACTTTTGTGCGACGTTTTACCGCGCAAGGGAAGTGGAAGTCATGTCCTGGATCGATTTTGTGAAGTTTTGGAAGCGGCAGGACAGCAGCATATTGTAAGGGAGGTTATGAAGAGAGGAGGCGTGGTATGTGCAGATCAGCCTGTAAGCGATCTGCAGACGgtacagcaacagcagaccATCCAACAATCAGAATCTAATGAGCAG TGTGATGGGCTCAATGGACAGGAAAAAAGCATGACAGAAGTTGTTCAGCATGCGCAGCAAGCTAGTACGACTGCACCCACTGAAGACAACTGCACCAGAGAGAGGGAGGAACTGTTGCAGCAGAAAGATGGGACTAGTGGATCAACAGTGGAAGCAACTACACCTTCAAAGGAAGAGGTAGATTCTGAGTGGAAACAGCGTTTGAAGCATTGCCATTCAGATCTTATAGCTGCTCTTCGCCCATGCTTGTTTTTGGATCACCTTCGAGGTTCTAATATACTTTCTCAAGAAGAACACACAGAGCTGCAAGAAGAGGCAGTGTCTGAAACTGATCGATCAGACAGGCTTCTATGTATTCTTTCTTGTAAGGGAAAGGGATCCTTTGAAGCATTCTGTAAGATTCTTTGTAATGTGGAGAAACAAAACCATATTGTAAGTGAAATTCTGAAAGTCCAAAATCCATCTTTACTTCCTATTGATGCCAACCGTCCACTTAGTGGGGAAACGATTGGTCAATCTGACAGCAGTGAGACACTCAAAAGGAAAAGACCCCATGAAAGTTCTAGTGATCCACCTTGTTCCAAATCGTTGCGTGCTGATGAAAGGATTCCAAGTGCAACTTTTATTTTTAGAAAGATAGATAAAGAAAATGTCAAGAACTGGAAGGAGAGTATTAGAGAAATGTGTCGAAAATGTTATAAAATAGCAAAAGAGAATGTAATGTTTTTGTACAGTTTTCCGCCAGCTGGTAATGTGGATCCCAAATTCTTTGGTGACACAGTCAACAAGATAGCTGTAATTCACTTGGTTGGTGTAGCACCAGATCGTGTTGAAAGGCACAGGAGCCGGTTagtttcttttgttgctgATTTCATGGACGTGAAAGAGGATCACATTCATTATAAGGGAGCAACTGGATGCTCATCTCTTGTTCTGTTTCAAATGCGAATGGATGACTACGTTAGACTTTTTTCTGTGCTAGCAGTGGAAGAACAATGCATTGCACTGTATCAAACATTGAAATGGATATTTCCAGAGTTACTTGGAGTCAAGTTTAGGCTAGGTGGTTTGCCACCAGTAGAATTGATCAATTTGGGAGTGAGCATGGAGAGAGTGTTAATGGACAAAG gAAGTAACATGAGAACTTTGAAAATTAACCAGATGACCATGTTGTCACTGTCAGCAATCGATTTA CAATTTAAGtacatgaacaaacagatatgtGATGTGTCTGACGTTGCTTATGGCTTAACTGATGGTCTGAGGAGATCTAAAATTCAG ATCATGACATTACAAAAAACCATTCTAGATGCAAAGAACGCAAGCAAACAGAACACACTAGCATTGGACGAACTTGAGAATGACAGAATTGGTCATGCAGCACAG CACATTGTAGGAGACCAGAATTCCAGTGCGGCATGTTTTACAAGAATGAAA AAAAAGCTTGATATGATCAAATGGTTGCAAGAAGAAGTAGAGACAAAGTTGTCACAGAGACGACAA TTGGCGGAGAGAACGTCATGCTGTCATACATTGCTAGATGGATTACAAACACGAATAGCTAATCTCAAGTTATCTAAGAAAAAGACTAAGACAGATCCAATG ATCAGTCTGCCATCATGGACACAGTGGAATGTACACATGCCTTATGACAGTTGGTATTCATATAATATGATGGGAGAGCTTGAAGGCAGACTAGTGGTAGGAAGTGATGGTGGTAATCTGCATGTTCTCACTTCTAAACGTGATAAGTGGGACAAGTTTGTCAGAAAGAATGGTGACATCAGGAATGTAGTGtgtcatcaaggtgtgtgtctggtgtgtatgtatgatgGAGATAAGGATCAGTTTGTAATTGAACAATTCTATTTGAATGAAGATGACAAATGGCGTTTTCTCACAGTTCTACCAAACGAACTGCAGTTGGATGgtgtatctgttgctcttcatgacaactcactgtatgtggtgggtGGTGTGACTAAGTCAGATGAGGTAGTGAAGACGGTATGCGTATGTGACCTTCACAGTGGTCATTGGTCTAAGATGgctgacatgcaaacaaaacgtactgtctgttcttctgttattataaacaacacaatttttGTAGGAGGAGGATGGACTGATGGACCTTACCATAGTAATGttgttgagtgtgcagatgtccgtgttagaaaatggagaacaatcCCCCCTACAACCTCTTATGACTGTGCAATGACATCAATCAGTAACAGCCTGGTGGGGACTGGAGGAACGACACAGCAGATGtctgtttcttcttcttctaatattgtagagttatatGATGAGAGAGCTACCAAATGGCTTCCTCTtccacacatgacacacaaacggtgggcacatgctgcattctcaactcagaatggaGAGCTCATCACAGCAGGAGGGGTGTGTGAACAATATAGAAAGTTACTATCAATAGAAAGTCTGAAATGGAACTAG
- the LOC134186338 gene encoding ribosome production factor 2 homolog — protein MGDVVKPKNRRSKRWLEERVPKVHENVKSALFIRGGRTNDTVMKALKDLHALKKPDARMLQKKNILRPFEDQTSLEFFSQKSDASLFVFGTHSKKRPNNLVFGRMFNHHVLDMIELGIDHMKPMQEFQTEKCSIGCKPCLVFSGDRFDQSEDFKRLKSLLTDFFSRGYVDKMSLRGLEHVLSFTANGDQVYMRSYRTALKKSGGKIPRIELVEIGPSLDFSMRRSHLASEDLMREALKQPKELKAKKKKNVGYDAFGTKTGRIHMQRQDLSKLQTRKMKGLKEIRKKRKLAAESDSHVEETAFKRKKVA, from the exons ATGGGAGACGTAGT AAAACCTAAGAACCGTCGCTCTAAGCGATGGTTAGAGGAGAGAGTTCCCAAGGTGCACGAGAACGTTAAAAGCGCTTTATTCATTCGTGGTGGGCGGACAAATGACACTGTAATGAAAGCTTTGAAAGATTTG CACGCGTTAAAGAAACCAGATGCCCGGATGTTGCAAAA GAAGAACATTCTAAGACCGTTTGAAGATCAAACGTCGCTG GAATTCTTTAGTCAAAAGAGTGATGCGTCACTCTTTGTTTTCGGCACGCACTCCAAGAAAAGACCCAATAATTTAGTATTTG GAAGGATGTTCAACCACCATGTTTTGGACATGATTGAGCTGGGAATCGATCATATGAAGCCAATGCAGGAGTTTCAA ACTGAGAAATGCAGCATTGGCTGCAAACCTTGTCTTGTCTTTTCTGGTGATCGTTTTGATCAGTCAGAGGATTTCAAGAGATTGAAAAGCTTGCTAACAG ATTTTTTCAGTCGAGGTTATGTGGATAAGATGAGCCTTAGAGGATTAGAACACGTGCTGTCTTTTACAGCAAATGGTGACCAAGTCTACATGAGAAGTTACAG GACTGCTTTAAAGAAATCTGGAGGAAAGATTCCTCGCATTGAACTAGTTGAGATAGGTCCGTCACTTGACTTCTCTATGAGGAGATCTCACTTAGCGTCTGAGGATCTAATGAGGGAAGCTCTAAAGCAACCCAAGGAATTGAAG gcgaaaaagaagaaaaacgtGGGTTACGACGCTTTTGGTACAAAGACTGGTAGAATTCACATGCAGAGACAAGATTTGAGCAAATTGCAGACACGGAAGATGAAGGGATTGAAAGAAATTCGAAAGAAACGAAAACTTGCAGCAGAGTCTGATAGCCATGTAGAAGAAACTGCTTTTAAAAGAAAGAAAGTTGCATAA
- the LOC134186336 gene encoding uncharacterized protein LOC134186336 isoform X1, protein MAFQVDEWQQYVLDNLPQLVKKLCVSSITDHLISHRLISTEEAHILRHCPTEEERCRILLCDVLPRKGSGSHVLDRFCEVLEAAGQQHIVREVMKRGGVVCADQPVSDLQTVQQQQTIQQSESNEQCDGLNGQEKSMTEVVQHAQQASTTAPTEDNCTREREELLQQKDGTSGSTVEATTPSKEEVDSEWKQRLKHCHSDLIAALRPCLFLDHLRGSNILSQEEHTELQEEAVSETDRSDRLLCILSCKGKGSFEAFCKILCNVEKQNHIVSEILKVQNPSLLPIDANRPLSGETIGQSDSSETLKRKRPHESSSDPPCSKSLRADERIPSATFIFRKIDKENVKNWKESIREMCRKCYKIAKENVMFLYSFPPAGNVDPKFFGDTVNKIAVIHLVGVAPDRVERHRSRLVSFVADFMDVKEDHIHYKGATGCSSLVLFQMRMDDYVRLFSVLAVEEQCIALYQTLKWIFPELLGVKFRLGGLPPVELINLGVSMERVLMDKGSNMRTLKINQMTMLSLSAIDLQFKYMNKQICDVSDVAYGLTDGLRRSKIQIMTLQKTILDAKNASKQNTLALDELENDRIGHAAQHIVGDQNSSAACFTRMKVRKITIPRDFYKKLDMIKWLQEEVETKLSQRRQLAERTSCCHTLLDGLQTRIANLKLSKKKTKTDPMISLPSWTQWNVHMPYDSWYSYNMMGELEGRLVVGSDGGNLHVLTSKRDKWDKFVRKNGDIRNVVCHQGVCLVCMYDGDKDQFVIEQFYLNEDDKWRFLTVLPNELQLDGVSVALHDNSLYVVGGVTKSDEVVKTVCVCDLHSGHWSKMADMQTKRTVCSSVIINNTIFVGGGWTDGPYHSNVVECADVRVRKWRTIPPTTSYDCAMTSISNSLVGTGGTTQQMSVSSSSNIVELYDERATKWLPLPHMTHKRWAHAAFSTQNGELITAGGVCEQYRKLLSIESLKWN, encoded by the exons ATGGCATTTCAAGTGGATGAATGGCAACAATACGTACTGGACAATCTGCCACAACTTGTTAaaaagttgtgtgtgtctagCATAACAGACCATTTGATCTCCCATCGTCTCATCTCTACAGAAGAAGCTCACATACTGAGGCATTGTCCGACAGAGGAAGAGCGCTGTCGGATACTTTTGTGCGACGTTTTACCGCGCAAGGGAAGTGGAAGTCATGTCCTGGATCGATTTTGTGAAGTTTTGGAAGCGGCAGGACAGCAGCATATTGTAAGGGAGGTTATGAAGAGAGGAGGCGTGGTATGTGCAGATCAGCCTGTAAGCGATCTGCAGACGgtacagcaacagcagaccATCCAACAATCAGAATCTAATGAGCAG TGTGATGGGCTCAATGGACAGGAAAAAAGCATGACAGAAGTTGTTCAGCATGCGCAGCAAGCTAGTACGACTGCACCCACTGAAGACAACTGCACCAGAGAGAGGGAGGAACTGTTGCAGCAGAAAGATGGGACTAGTGGATCAACAGTGGAAGCAACTACACCTTCAAAGGAAGAGGTAGATTCTGAGTGGAAACAGCGTTTGAAGCATTGCCATTCAGATCTTATAGCTGCTCTTCGCCCATGCTTGTTTTTGGATCACCTTCGAGGTTCTAATATACTTTCTCAAGAAGAACACACAGAGCTGCAAGAAGAGGCAGTGTCTGAAACTGATCGATCAGACAGGCTTCTATGTATTCTTTCTTGTAAGGGAAAGGGATCCTTTGAAGCATTCTGTAAGATTCTTTGTAATGTGGAGAAACAAAACCATATTGTAAGTGAAATTCTGAAAGTCCAAAATCCATCTTTACTTCCTATTGATGCCAACCGTCCACTTAGTGGGGAAACGATTGGTCAATCTGACAGCAGTGAGACACTCAAAAGGAAAAGACCCCATGAAAGTTCTAGTGATCCACCTTGTTCCAAATCGTTGCGTGCTGATGAAAGGATTCCAAGTGCAACTTTTATTTTTAGAAAGATAGATAAAGAAAATGTCAAGAACTGGAAGGAGAGTATTAGAGAAATGTGTCGAAAATGTTATAAAATAGCAAAAGAGAATGTAATGTTTTTGTACAGTTTTCCGCCAGCTGGTAATGTGGATCCCAAATTCTTTGGTGACACAGTCAACAAGATAGCTGTAATTCACTTGGTTGGTGTAGCACCAGATCGTGTTGAAAGGCACAGGAGCCGGTTagtttcttttgttgctgATTTCATGGACGTGAAAGAGGATCACATTCATTATAAGGGAGCAACTGGATGCTCATCTCTTGTTCTGTTTCAAATGCGAATGGATGACTACGTTAGACTTTTTTCTGTGCTAGCAGTGGAAGAACAATGCATTGCACTGTATCAAACATTGAAATGGATATTTCCAGAGTTACTTGGAGTCAAGTTTAGGCTAGGTGGTTTGCCACCAGTAGAATTGATCAATTTGGGAGTGAGCATGGAGAGAGTGTTAATGGACAAAG gAAGTAACATGAGAACTTTGAAAATTAACCAGATGACCATGTTGTCACTGTCAGCAATCGATTTA CAATTTAAGtacatgaacaaacagatatgtGATGTGTCTGACGTTGCTTATGGCTTAACTGATGGTCTGAGGAGATCTAAAATTCAG ATCATGACATTACAAAAAACCATTCTAGATGCAAAGAACGCAAGCAAACAGAACACACTAGCATTGGACGAACTTGAGAATGACAGAATTGGTCATGCAGCACAG CACATTGTAGGAGACCAGAATTCCAGTGCGGCATGTTTTACAAGAATGAAAGTGAGAAAGATTACCATTCCAAGAGATTTTTAT AAAAAGCTTGATATGATCAAATGGTTGCAAGAAGAAGTAGAGACAAAGTTGTCACAGAGACGACAA TTGGCGGAGAGAACGTCATGCTGTCATACATTGCTAGATGGATTACAAACACGAATAGCTAATCTCAAGTTATCTAAGAAAAAGACTAAGACAGATCCAATG ATCAGTCTGCCATCATGGACACAGTGGAATGTACACATGCCTTATGACAGTTGGTATTCATATAATATGATGGGAGAGCTTGAAGGCAGACTAGTGGTAGGAAGTGATGGTGGTAATCTGCATGTTCTCACTTCTAAACGTGATAAGTGGGACAAGTTTGTCAGAAAGAATGGTGACATCAGGAATGTAGTGtgtcatcaaggtgtgtgtctggtgtgtatgtatgatgGAGATAAGGATCAGTTTGTAATTGAACAATTCTATTTGAATGAAGATGACAAATGGCGTTTTCTCACAGTTCTACCAAACGAACTGCAGTTGGATGgtgtatctgttgctcttcatgacaactcactgtatgtggtgggtGGTGTGACTAAGTCAGATGAGGTAGTGAAGACGGTATGCGTATGTGACCTTCACAGTGGTCATTGGTCTAAGATGgctgacatgcaaacaaaacgtactgtctgttcttctgttattataaacaacacaatttttGTAGGAGGAGGATGGACTGATGGACCTTACCATAGTAATGttgttgagtgtgcagatgtccgtgttagaaaatggagaacaatcCCCCCTACAACCTCTTATGACTGTGCAATGACATCAATCAGTAACAGCCTGGTGGGGACTGGAGGAACGACACAGCAGATGtctgtttcttcttcttctaatattgtagagttatatGATGAGAGAGCTACCAAATGGCTTCCTCTtccacacatgacacacaaacggtgggcacatgctgcattctcaactcagaatggaGAGCTCATCACAGCAGGAGGGGTGTGTGAACAATATAGAAAGTTACTATCAATAGAAAGTCTGAAATGGAACTAG